One window of the Scyliorhinus torazame isolate Kashiwa2021f chromosome 24, sScyTor2.1, whole genome shotgun sequence genome contains the following:
- the LOC140399920 gene encoding transmembrane protein 179-like translates to MVHLVRNNRASCVFFSPLFFVPSSTFFSAFLNLLLSCSVLFLTIVSSVMISVGFNIWCDVVTNHGSLPMSCEEIQSTNLHLDVNTSAFYIHFRIAQFGLWSIWTIWVLLGVLAFLKVYRNYKRKELARCLSREKELLLNRSARGRALPEEQADLPSVFI, encoded by the exons ATGGTCCACCTCGTCCGTAACAACAGGGCGTCCTGTGTGTTTTTTTCCCCTCTGTTCTTTGTTCCTTCTAGCACGTTCTTTTCCGCCTTTCTGAACCTGCTGCTGAGCTGCTCGGTGCTGTTCTTGACCATCGTCTCCAGCGTGATGATCAGTGTGGGCTTTAACATCTGGTGTGACGTGGTGACCAACCATGGGAGCTTGCCCATGAG CTGCGAGGAGATCCAATCGACGAACCTCCACCTGGACGTCAACACATCTGCTTTTTACATCCACTTCAGGATCGCCCAG TTCGGCCTCTGGAGTATTTGGACGATATGGGTGCTGCTGGGCGTGCTGGCGTTTCTCAAGGTTTACCGGAACTACAAACGCAAGGAGCTGGCTCGCTGCCTGTCCCGGGAGAAGGAACTGCTCCTGAATCGCTCCGCCCGCGGGCGGGCCCTTCCCGAGGAGCAAGCGGACCTCCCCAGCGTCTTCATTTGA